The Vicinamibacterales bacterium DNA window TCACGAGGTCGTCCGCGTCGCTCACGGCCGCGCCGTCGAAGGCCACGACGATGTCGCCGACGAGCACGCCCGCGGTCTCGGCGGGCGCGCCGTCGACCAGGCCGGTCACGAGCAGGCCGTGGGTCCGGCCCCCGGCACGCTGCGCCCGTGCGAGCGCCACCGGCACCGACGACAGGCCCAGGTAGCCCTGCCGCGCTCCGCCGCGCGCGGCGAGGTCCCGGGCGGCGTCCAGCGCGAGGCCCGCCGGGACCACGACGGTCGTACCCCGAATCGCCATCGACGTGACGATGCCGAGCAGATGGCCCGCGCCGTCCACCAGCGCGCCGCCGGTCATGGCGTCGTGCGGCGCGAGGCCGATGCGGACGACCCGCGCGATCTCGGTCGTGCGGCCCGTCCGGAGCGGCCCTCCGACGACCGCCACGGGGGCGAGCGCCGAGAAGACGCCGCCGCTCCACGTCCGGCCGACGGCGAGCGCGAGATGGCCCGGTGCGGGCTCGTCGGCGCCCCGGGCGGGCGGGGCGCCGAGTCCCGGCACCTTGACCGCCGTCAGCCCGGTGGCGGCGCTCCGGCCCAGGACCGCGCCGTCGAAGGTCTGCCCGTCGCCGCGGCGCACGGGCACGGCGCCCTCGAGGACGCCGATGCCCGGTGTCAGCACGAGATCCGGTTCGACGACCACGCCGGCCACGAGCCGGCGATGGCCCTGGAGCTGGACGACGGAGGCGGCCGCGGTCGATGCCGCCGCCGCGAGCTGGTTGGAGAGCTGCGAGAGGATGTCGGTCATGTCCCTACGCTAGGGCGAGCCGGGACGCCGGCGCGCCGGCCGATCGGGTAGCTGTCCGATCGGCCAGGAGGCGGACCGCCTGCGCGTCGAAGCGCTACCATGGGCGTCCATGACCGGACGACGGCGAGTCCTGGCGGTGAGCGGAGTGGCGGGCGCGATGGCCGTGGCGCTCACGGCCGGCGTGCTCGCGGCCGATCGGGCTCTCGGCTGGGTCCGGTCCGGCGCCGGGCGCTTCGAGCAGGAGCTGAACCAGCAGGCGCGGCGCGGCCTGCGCCTGGCCGCCGTCAGCGACGGCCTGCCGTGTTCGGTCGCGGTGCTGCAGGCGCCGGCGTCGCCCTCGCCGGCCGCGGAGTACCGCGTCGTGCGCGACAAGGACCTGGCGGCCTCGCTCGACGGCCTCGTCGCGGACGGCTTCGTGCCGCGCGCCGCCACGCGTGTCGTCGGGACGATGCACG harbors:
- a CDS encoding S1C family serine protease, which translates into the protein MTDILSQLSNQLAAAASTAAASVVQLQGHRRLVAGVVVEPDLVLTPGIGVLEGAVPVRRGDGQTFDGAVLGRSAATGLTAVKVPGLGAPPARGADEPAPGHLALAVGRTWSGGVFSALAPVAVVGGPLRTGRTTEIARVVRIGLAPHDAMTGGALVDGAGHLLGIVTSMAIRGTTVVVPAGLALDAARDLAARGGARQGYLGLSSVPVALARAQRAGGRTHGLLVTGLVDGAPAETAGVLVGDIVVAFDGAAVSDADDLVTRLRGAAVDAPTPLEVLRGGQRLALQVAVAERRPG